In a single window of the Candidatus Thermoplasmatota archaeon genome:
- a CDS encoding GTP-binding protein → MEERPSMKVKICLVGDFQVGKTSLIRRFVLDQFDERYLETIGTKVSKRIINVDNPAEDGILRVKLMVWDIMGRKEFGDLLREAYFYGAKGVVAVCDLTRPETVDSLREWIDSVMRVAGEVPVHVLANKADLEHEVDEKVVADLAAEYGSSYHLTSAKTGKNVEVCFADIALRTSAMYFGALEAEPKETVTAAAD, encoded by the coding sequence ATGGAAGAGCGACCCTCGATGAAGGTGAAGATCTGCCTCGTTGGGGATTTCCAGGTCGGCAAGACCAGCCTGATACGAAGGTTCGTCCTCGACCAGTTCGACGAGCGATACCTCGAGACGATAGGGACGAAGGTGTCCAAGAGGATCATCAACGTGGACAACCCCGCCGAGGACGGCATCCTCCGCGTCAAGCTGATGGTCTGGGACATCATGGGCCGCAAGGAGTTCGGCGACCTCCTCCGCGAGGCGTACTTCTACGGAGCAAAGGGGGTCGTCGCGGTGTGCGACCTCACCCGGCCGGAGACGGTCGACAGCCTGCGCGAGTGGATCGACTCGGTCATGCGCGTGGCGGGCGAAGTCCCCGTGCACGTACTCGCGAACAAGGCGGACCTCGAGCACGAGGTGGACGAGAAGGTCGTCGCTGACCTCGCCGCTGAGTACGGATCGTCGTACCACCTGACGAGCGCGAAGACGGGCAAGAACGTGGAGGTCTGCTTCGCCGATATCGCTCTCAGGACCTCAGCGATGTACTTCGGTGCGCTGGAGGCGGAGCCCAAGGAGACGGTCACCGCCGCGGCGGACTGA